One Aegilops tauschii subsp. strangulata cultivar AL8/78 chromosome 7, Aet v6.0, whole genome shotgun sequence genomic window carries:
- the LOC109753225 gene encoding auxin-induced protein 15A: MGGKLLQLMSRLHLAKGGGGGGKGGGAVPRGHFAVYVGEARARFVIPTAYLRHPSFVALLESAEEEFGFDHHGGGIIIPCSESDFVELVGSLSSSSPSSSWRH; the protein is encoded by the coding sequence ATGGGTGGGAAGCTGCTGCAGCTGATGTCGAGGCTCCACCTGGccaagggcggcggcggcggcgggaagggcggcggcgcggtgccGAGGGGCCACTTCGCGGTGTAcgtcggcgaggcgagggcgcggTTCGTGATCCCGACGGCGTACCTCAGGCACCCGTCGTTCGTTGCGCTGCTGGAGAGCGCCGAGGAGGAGTTTGGCTTCGACCACCACGGCGGCGGGATTATCATACCGTGCTCTGAGAGCGACTTCGTTGAGCTCGTCGGCAGCCTGagctcctcgtcgccgtcatcGTCGTGGCGGCACTGA